The sequence cattgtaattcacaattaagaaaaataatgaaatatttcatattGACTTAAGGATCCTTAACAATTATTTCGTGTGTTTCTTTATAACAATGTTTTCCTTTGTTGCTTTCTTGTTgttcaattcatattttcttgCTTGCTGGTTTTCCTTTTACTCAGCCAAAAGCTGAGTCTTTTTACCGGGGTCCTTACTTCAACTTGGGCCTTGGACATACTTAGCCTCCAAAGAAACATATGCCAAAACATGCACACAATAGATATCACTCTCTTCCATAAAAATCATTCTCACCTAACTATCTTGGAAGGCAATGCCCAAGCAAAGCTACTTGGACTTGAGTTCAAAATCctacaagtcttgtgcaaaagcactaagtctgtgagaattagggccaggatcctcgtggctgaatcattctcatgaaattcgtttacatatatgtatatgtattaaaatgtatatcctaatctaagaagctaacaattatttgaagatatgtgtattATATAGTGTGTTCTTATGTAGGACCTATAGTGGTAAGGGAAAGGACATaactccattgcataataagcatggagaaagatcgTATAGTTCAGAGAATCAacattctgggttcttacaggtCCAATACGTCTGGGGTACCATGACAGTACACCCGGGGTATCACGATAGTATGCCTGGGataccaagtgaaggaactcTTTTAaaagtttacacaataaaagataagccttaaatattctatttcaatctcctTCTCactgtgaatattatgaatacttattttacttattttgtaagagtaaatgGTCACTTTATgacactaaaacacttataatgatattttttattacttaggaggaatcgcattttgcCTTGATGAGCTTTATGTGACTTACGCATAACTTGGTTCGTAATTAGCCCCCATTTAGCTAtagtgaaccaagcccagtccaccaaataACAAGTGAAGGGTCCAGGATCCTTATTAAAGGGCCCaggatccttgtttctacttgggCCTGGGTACTGTCCAAAAAGGAccctcacattttggcgacttcACTGGGAACTGGGAAAAAGGAGAGGGAAGAAGCAGTCCCTTCGCAAGCATGGCTCCAAAACTAGGAAACACCAAGAGGAAGGAAAGTTCCTCTTAGTACATTCAACATCAAGATCCTAAAAGTGTGGTTTCTTCCAAAGAACGTCCCACCAAGAGACTGTATATGGAATTTTGGGGAACTTCCCAATACAAGATAAGTTTTATACGTCATTATTATCTCCATTTTACAATTTGAACATAACGGATCATTGCcctactttttttaaaaaaaagggagtcatgtagtaatatttaaataatcataacATTGtcattgctaaaaaaaaaatggagaagtgaaaaaaaaaatagagattgatGAAATAAAGATTGTATGAGCTACATAATAAAGCAATGGCCCCACATTTGGGGACTAAtgtattttctttataaaaaaaatcatgatattatttcatttgtttaaaaagaaaaagaagaaagagaagtaagCGAATCAAAAAGGCTTgatgaaatgtaaattacataGCAAAAGCAATTGTCGCATATTTTGGggcaaaataattttgcagcaACTTGATAATAATATCACATGGTGCAGGTTAGTAAAATGGACAAGATCCTTGACACCAGGAagtaaagcctgggagatccttggctccaggaaagcaaagctgAGTACACCTTCAATTCTAGCAAAGCCTAGGAGATCATTGGTTCCAACAAAGGCAAAGTATTCCCACGGATCCAGTAAAGTAAaatggttcaaaaaaaaaaaaaaatgaaggcaTCAGGAAAATGGATAGAAGTTCCACAATAGCATCAAGAGAAGGTGGATCAAGCATGATTCAACAACCGTCTCATGTCTTGGGGGCTAAAGCCTATTGTGCAGTGGACcttgaatatattttgaagaaaaatcaaaagaaacacTATATTGCAAGTCAGCAGCAAAATCAACATTATTGAAAGCTCAACAAATATACAGTGCATCTATCATTTCTTGCAGCTCAATAATTGGGCTCACCCATGGAAATAACAAGATTTGGAGGAGATACAGAGACCACTAGAGGACACCTACAACTAGTACTAAAGGCCAACCACAACATCACAAATATTGCTTGATCCTCTCAATGTACCACTAGCACGTGAAAGAGGGATTGGATGGGAAGCCCACAAAAGTCACTGCCAATCTTAGTCCTTTCATCCAGCACAAAAGTAAACTTTGTGGAAAATATACTTTATGATAAATCGGCTCCAGCTGAAGAATATCCCATTGTTAGGATCTTGGGGGGCTCCCATCTCTAGGATCCCCGGGGGCTCGTAtcccagaagaagaagaaatctgGAGGGAAGACAGAATATTACTTATGAAGGCACGCGGGACCTGAATGTAGCCTACAAGAGGATCTCGGACCACCATCTTACATGATAGCACAGGAAGAGATCCTGAAAGAACCTGGGGATACGATGAGTCAGAACATCCCATCTCCAGGATCCCGAGGAGCACCCATCCCAGAAGAAGGAAGCAATACCCATGGACAAAAAAAGACAGAAGGAGGAAGGTTAATATACTGCTTATGAAGATCCCGAAGAAACTTACAGATATGGAAAGGAAGGCATAAATCCTACCAAAGGAAAAACTAGAAGAGGTGAACTTGAAGGCTGACCCATGGAACCCGGGACCCATCCTAATCAGCAGTCAGTTAtcagtaccaaaaaaaaaaaagagcaactGGTGGAGGtattgaaaaaatatgaaaatttattgGCGTGAACTCCTTCAAATTAAATAAGACACGTCCAAAGGATAAATTTCCTTTGCCTAACATCGATCTCCTCATAAATCAAACTAAGGCAACAACAATATCAACCATGAAGAGGCATACCGCGATCAGGGAACTCAAGAACTTCTTAGAAAGAGTTTCTTACATTAGGAAGTTCATACCAAGACCGGCCTTGGTCACTAGTGGACTATtcaaactgttgaaaaaggggAATGTTTTCATATGGGGAGTTGAGCAACCAAATGtctttcataaaatttcaaCAGATCATAAGTCATTTACCTACCTTATTGGTACTAGTCCATGGCAAAATCACTATTATTGTACCTGGGATCTTGATCCCAAACATACAAAGTATTGAAGGACACCGAAATGAGGTATCCCAACATAGAAAGGGCATGTATGGAAATTATGCATCTCAACAACTGAATCATTCATTTCATGCCACCAAATCCTATTGGTGATGAGCTCTCATCCAATAAAAGCCTTCCTCCATCAACCCTTGAGATCTTGAAGAGTGGCCCAGTGGCTAATATTAATTTTCCAACACAACATAGGTCTAAAGGATCCCCAGAAGCTATCAAGAGCTAAGCTGTAGCAAACTTACTGGTCTAGTTCCCAGAAGAAGAGGAGTACATATTGAGTGAGAAGATCCCTAGAAAAGTAGTAATGGTAGAGATCCCTGGAAAGAAACAGACTATGAGGTATGTGAAGTCGGCCTCTAATGAGCATGCCTAAAGGAAGCCTTCCTCTTCCAGGATCCCCGTAAGAGGATCCCCTACTTGAAGAAAACACCATGACAGAATCATCTTAGTGGAGCTCTTCCTAGCCACCAGTTCACCAGTGATAGCAACCTTAAATGACTCATAAAAGAAGAGTATTTCCATGAAGGATTTGTTCACAGCCAAGAGGGGATATTTTAGAAGATCCttagaaaaggaaacaaatccTCAACcctttgaagaaaataaaagaaatcagtTCAATGAGCCCATTTGAGAATGAGGGGCTACGAAGGAACTTTttctgaaaattgaaaaattcagtggtcatgaacaaattttccaagtggcatggcctaggacttgggaaagggaaaattttccatgtacctaacCCAGGACTTGATCAAAacagaaattttccaagtggcatggcctaggacttgggaaatggaaaattttccatgtacctagcccaagACTTGATCAAAacagaaattttccaagtggcatggcctaggacttgggaaagggaaaattttccatgtaacTAGCCCATGACTTGATCATAATAGAAATCTTCCAAGtgacatggcctaggacttgggaaagggcaaactttccatgtacctagcccagaacttgaccaaaacagatttttccaagtgacatggcctaggacttgggaagaGCAAACTTTCCATGTACCTGGCCCAAGACTTGGCATAGAACAAATTTTCTAAATACATGGCCTAGAAATTGGCCAAGAGCAAAATTTTCCAAGTACGACCAAGAAAATGGtcaaaagcaaaagtttatGGGTACAAGCTGTAGCATGTACCAGCAATAGGTAAAAGTGCAAATTGTAAGCATATCCCAGTCATGGCTACAACTTGTAGCACATAGCAGCAATGGGTACAAACTTTAGCATGTACCAGCAATAGGTACAAGCCGTAGCACGTCCCAGCAAATGGTGCAAATTGTAAGCAAGGCCCAATGAGGggtacaaagagaaagaggctCGAGTGGGtatgaaaacccaaaagtggGTGTATAAAGTGCACAAGATTGACCTCCTTGAAAGGAATTGGTTCAAGGGAGCCTAAGGAAGCAAGGAAGTgcgtaacttaaaaaaaaattctaagagtaCATCACTCGAAGCCGCAAAAGCATGGATACTTTTGCAAGTCTCTATACAAAGAGATTAGTCAATGACATTGCAAACCAGCTAGCGACATTTCCCTCCTCCTACAAGGTGCAAACTCACCAAAGGCCTGAAAGTACTTCGACTCAACAAAAGAAAGGTACCCTTTCGGTAAGCCCACTCATTAATACCATGTTTGAATATATCAAAACACTGCAAAATGTTGTGCAAGAGGTATCACCCATgcactaatattttattcatgtaGATTAAAACGAAAATTctaatattttggtctttttacttgaccaattatcaaaaatcaaaatttggaatTCTTGTGTGGTTGAAATCCTCACATGGTTTCAAATACATGAAGTAATTTTTATTGCTATATCTTATTTGGCAATTGGCTTTTCCAATGCATACACTGGGGGCTAAGAcaagattaaaaattttccttagaTATATCTTTCACTTGATAAAAATTGAGAAGTCTAGTGCAAACTTTACTGTACATAAGTTCAGCCACTATTATTTTCTTTGGCTCATGAACTATATGGTATATAGCAATTCAACAACAATATAATTGGTGGCATGGTATGTGAATAATTTGCTGCAATCTGAAATATTATACAATCTCTCACATTCTAGAAAAAGAATAAGGCAAAGATCAAGAGCACCCACTAGAAAAACAAGGTTTTTATCTAAAGCAAGGCGTGGAGATGTTCTTAAGCCTTCTAAGCCATGTCCTCAGGGAAGTTTCTATCATTTTTAGAAGAGTAGCTAGCCTTGATTAGATTCTAAATCAACATGTTTATATGATTCAATGATTTATAATATCATGGTCCCATTGGTAAGTCACTATCCATGGACTAAAAATCTCATGTGGCAAACATCTTGGTGTCATTCACCTTAGCCATAGCAAGCATGTACTACAATGCATAGAATATCTTTGTTCAAGTTCATGGGGGCTTCCCTCATTcaacctattttgtaaaacaaacaaaatcttgtTGACAAAGCTATGCTATCTTATATTAAGATTTAATATGCATTCAACATGATTTTTGTATGCTACTTTCAAAAAAGCAAATCCTAAAATTGCTAATAAAAACATTAGTGCTAGAAATATACTCTTTGCTTCAAATGCGATACCAATATAATTtggttatacatatatatatatatttgcatatATTATTGTTAGTTTGACAAAGTTAATTTATTGAATACCAATCTACAGCTTAATACTAACATGAAGGTGAATTCTAATCTTTCACAACATGTTAGTTCATCCCATGAAGGAAGTGTAGCAATTCCTTTGGAGTTTCCCTCAAGAATTATTTGATTTACACATTGGTTCTACAAACCAGGAAAGcgtccaaaaaaaaatttattttctcgcGCGTGGGCTACAGgtaacccacgagctcggggggctaatgttgaggaccaaaatttcacaaaaaagctcattccatgaaaagtaaagaaaggcCATGGGTCTTAacaaaagaaggcccaatttaTGAAGCTAAGAATCAACATCAAGGCCCTAtgtatgttcagatttccagcaaaaaggcCATTAAAAATCTAGCAAAATTCAATGAAAGAACTGGGttgggatacccagaggctacTAAAGGCTCGGGATCCTCAGGACGTGTAGCACAGCTGAAGTGGGATTGAGACAACTCAAAAGGagtaccacgaaatacaagaaatgaagaacataTATGTCCTTCTCAAGCATCCAGTGGTGCAACAAAGAACCAGAAAGCTTGGAGAGtgacaattcatgaacaaaagGTTGGTATCTCGGGAAACCCAGAATGAAGAACTATAAGGGGAAGTGGCTGGGAAAACCTTCAACCCAGGGGCTCTGGTACCCAGGGAGCCAAAGGAGGGGAATCAGTGGTACACTAAACCCTaaaatgacactataaaaggggaagaTAGCCAACATTGAAAAGGGAGTCAGCAATAGGGAATCAAAACAAGAATCGTTGAGAAAACTCTGTcaaaaacttaaagaaagtagaaaaatagcgcccggtatcccagaacagccactataaaatataaacttggattcaaagggattcaaaaTTTGCAGGTCTTAGAGGCTTAGatagccatctaagtctgtaatttttgagcttatttggacTTTGTAACGcatcttagtgagcacattgtaattcacaattaagaaaaataatgaaatatttcatattGACTTAAGGATCCTTAACAATTATTTCGTGTGTTTCTTTATAacattgtttttctttgctGCTTTCTGGTTGTTCAATACATATTTTCTTACTTGCTAGTTTTCCTTTTACTCAGCCAAAAGCTGAGTCTTTTTACCGGGGTCCTCACTTTAACTTGGGCCTTAGACATACTTAGCCTCCAAAGAAACATATGCCAAAGCATGCACACATTAGATATCACTCTCTCCCACAAAATTCCTTCTCACCTAACTATCTTGGAAGGCaatgcccaagcaaagccacttggacttgagttccaaatcccacaagtcttgtgtaAAAGTACTAAGTTTGTGAGAATTGGGGTTAGGATCCTCGTGGTTGAATCATTCTTATGAAATTcgtttacatatatgtatatgtattaaaatgtatatcctaatctaagaaactaacaattatttgaagatatgtgtattATATAGCGTGTTCTTAtgtaggacctatagaggtaagggaaaggacaaaactccattgcataataagcatggagaaagatcgTATAGTTCAGAGAATCAacattctgggttcttacaggcccaGTATGTCTAGGGTACTACGACAGTACGcccggggtaccaagtgaaggaactcttttaaatgtttacacaataaaaaataagccttaaatattctatttcaatcttcTTCTCactgtgaatattatgaatacttattttacttattttgtaagagtaaacggtcattttatgacactaaaacacttataatgatatttttttattacttagtAGGAATCACATTTTGCCTTGAGGAGCTTTATGTGACTTACGCATAACTTGATTCAtaatcagcccccatttagctgTGGTGAACCAAGCTCAATACACCAAACAACAAGTAAAGGGCTCAGGATCCTTATTAAAGGGCCTaggatccttgtttctacttgggCCTGGTTACTGTCCAAAAAGGACATTCACAACTAGTTgaactaattggaacccacaaaTACTTACATTTTAAGTAGACTaatgttagtattttttttttttaatcaatttataaaatgaataaaaaaacactttatctcttatttttaggattttcGTCAAATTTATAgaaacaatataatttaattatcaaTCAAACATATTACTTAGAAATTCTAAGGAGTGTCACATTTTATGGAAATTCTAATTACTTATGGTGATAAGACGCTTATTAATTATCAATTGATCAGGAGGACATGTCTTGGTTTAGAAGTTTATTGAAACATTACAATTGTACTATAAttaaagggagaaaaataattaaGGGAGAAAAGGTGTAATTAACCCAAAAATTATTGCAAGAGAAGTTGAGTTGAAGTTCAGGTGTTGATTTGAAACTAACAAAACTAAAAGgtttgaaatatttatttttgagaagaaaaaggtTTGAAATATAATAGTGTTAACTAGGGttcaatttgaaacttttaaaattatagattttaATTTAGAATCACCCCTAAAGCGTGGGATTCAAATAGTAATGAACCTGTCTGATTTGGAGTTTGCACACAGAAATACCATTGGGACAGCACCACAAAGATAAAAATTTCCAAAGAGGCAATTTTGATCAGCTCTAATATTTGCCTTATTAGACAATATATCCTTTTAGCCTAATAGTGTCTCCTGGCTTCAGTATATCTATAATTaaagaggaaaattttgatgatgttCCAATTGGTTATGCAACTAAACTAATCCGAATAGTACTCAATTTTGGTTTGTGGTCTTTTCACCAATTTCTCTCAACATTTAACGGAAGAAATAGTCCCAACATTACTCTCTCAGGACACCAAAATTTAGTTGGCACCAAGTTTCAGCTCTGGGAATCCGAACCAATAGTAATGTAATTTGACAGTCAAGTACTTCTACTTCCTGAGTGTTTGGATATGAATTATTATTGCATTGAcgtttgtgttttatttttttattttttattattattatttttttactgcttttcagcttttagaGACAAGTTTTACTGTTTATATACTGTTCATAAAACCCATGAccactttattcaaaaaaaatattaaaaatgagacccatggtactattcatacatttaaaaattattttgctacagtgtttttaattttccgtttcagaaaaaataaattgtatttaaACGGACCCTTAAGGTGTAACCGCCTACCATTGATGTTGGTATTCTGCAATATCAACAAATTTTGGCAAGAGATTCGCACGCaatttataataacaataaaaaaaaaaaaaaaaaatagttgataGTTATAGGTTGTGTACTATGAAATTTTATACGAGGTACCATTCTTTATCCTCCAACAACATTCACTTGTTATTcagcacccaaaaaaataaaatcacttgCTTATTTGAggataatatatataatcaaaatcataaaaagtGAAATGTAGATGGAGGTCATCCTCATAAATTCTGGGATGTAATTCTCTGGCTCTTGCACTTGGGCAACATATGGCCTCAAACATTAAATTGGAATACAAAGCCAGGCGAGACAAATTTTACATGTGATGTAAGATTGGGAAAATTTGATAAGGCATgacacaaaatttcaagataaaaattGGAGATATGATTTCATAACAGAGTCCGGTATACTTTAACAATGTAAAAAATATACCAAATGTGCATAATTCTGCCTCAATCACCAACTTTCATTACCTTAATAGCTCCAACACCTGTAAATGAGAAACATACACCCAAATTGGTGAGATTATCTCCACCattatacccaaaacaaaacaaaatagaaatatcCATACTCACTTTATGTTACCTCCACTATTAAAACTGCAAATCATAATATAACACAGAGGCACCTGttcttctttgtttggtttgccGCTTTCTTATCTGTTGATTAGAGGAAGAGATTCACTATATCAAAGATGAGGTAGAAGCACTACATAGAATAAACTCTAGAAGTTGGGGAACGGGTCAGAGCAGTtaggtagatttttttttctgagaattGTAGTAAGGTAGATGTATATACATAGTTGCCCACTTGACCCTGGTTTAGTGCTTTTCCTATTAAGAAGTAGCCATTATTGAAGCCAGCAGAATGGAGCCATATCACAGTTATCACTACTTAAGGTGATAATCAAAAGAACCAAAACAGAATAATATAATTCTCTCTACCAAATTAACCTAAGAGACAGGAATAATATCTGTCTTCATTGTCAACTACCAGCAAAAAAACTCGAGGAATTTCTCAAAAACACACTTATACCTTTCTCCAAAGAAGGTGCCTGAACAACAACATGCATGGTTGTAACTCCACCAGGGATCTCACATAATGGGCTCCGGCACTCTCCAAGTGTTCTGCTGTTCTCCAATATTTTCCCTGCACTTATTAACTTGACATCTTTCACTGTCCTCGGACCATGCTCCTTCTctaaaaaaatcagataataTCACGTTTATATATCTTGGATAGCTAAATATGGAGGAATTTCCAGCTCatagagaaacaaattttaaaaagaaaaggtccTTGGATACATAATAAAcaagaaagaacaaaatatagaaaaaaaaaaaaaatggaatgtaaGACCTAAAGGCTGTCATTTTTAGTGTCACTCACTAATGCTACCAAATGCTTAGATATCAACTGcaacttaaaagtaaaaacttaGATAAGGTACTTGACTTTCACCAAGTATGACCTGTCTTATTATTGCCCATCAAATAAGGCCTGTCAACAGGAAATCTGAATCTCCTTGACCATTACCAAATGTAGCATTGGCAGCTACATGCTACTCTTTGCCTCTTGTGGGCATAAACCCAGCATTTTTTGGGAACTGCCAGTGCACTTCAGACCACCTTcattcaattacaaaaaaaattagctgTCTCTCATTGGTTCTTTTATGTCAGACAGCCTAATTTCTTTGAGTGAGGAACTAATAACTCAAGCATGAGATTAATTAGAAACACAAAATCCATGAAAAGTCTGAGATAGGGAGAGATGACATGTATAACtcatatgaatttttcttttctcatacgGGGAAAGTTGGTTTATATCATTATATTCATTAATATCACCACTCAAGTTCCCTAAAGAGAGCCCCATGCATGCTCCTCCAAAACAATAACCTAATTTTCCAATAAATTTGACCTTCATCAATGCAATGATATTAAGTAACACAGCAACATGTTTATGCTATTATATACTTTTGATAACCGCTTGGACAATATAATGTCACATACAAATGAAATTATCCCTTGCCTATCACGCAGAGCATTTAAGATAGTCCATAATGGGAGAGGGTTAATGGTGTAACTGGCATATGTAACTACCATCTCTTGTAGGGGTGGACCCTACATTCTTTTTCCCATAATGGGCTCTCTAGTGATTATTGTCAGTTGCTTTGAGAGGATATAACATACAATCCATTTCAACAAGTCTAGAGGCACAAAAATTTCATGGGCCCAAATGAGAACTAGAAAAAACTTGTCaactgttgtgaaaaatattttgtttgtaGCATTACTGAGTCTGTTTCTAGGATATATCATGGTGACGCTATAGTAGTCTGTCATCATCATGGCAATGGCTAAATTTGTCTGTAACCGTTCCACTCCAATGAATGGTTTGtgaattcaaaaggaaatgtAATGCACTACATAgatggaaccaaaaaaaaagcaaaggagAACTTCTTAGTCATTGAAACAATAGATATTAATATCTCATCCAACAGTCTTACCCCAGAATTCATGATGAAACAGTTGCCACAATATGTTTCACAATTAAGAAATATGAAAAGATAAAAGCTTGCCAATACTGATGCTTGTGGGATTAAATCAGACACACAAAAAACATGAAGAAACAAGATAACCAACCTTTTGGCCATTGGGCAAGAATGCTTTCCTTTAAAGTTGCAACACTTGTCGCAACAGGAAAGCTTTTCGGGCCAATATCTGATCCATCAGTCAACCTAAACTTGATCTCTAATTGATCTTGTACCCCAGCCATCTTCAAAGATCCAAGACACAGAATTTCAACACCCAATATCCTCACTTGGGCCTtctttaaaatatcaatttgtcAATTGGGATTGCTATTAGGAATCAATAGCCCACTGATTACTTAAATTGCCCTCCACACGTGAAGAGTTCATCAAATTCTCAGTAGAGTATTCTGCAAATCTGAGTTAAAAACCAAAGAATTAAAGAGGTGTTGTTTGTGCAGGATATTTATTAGAAACAAGTCCAAGCATTCTGGAATTGGAAACTAATACAAAAAAGGAAACttctaaaaataatgacaataataataattatgcCGAATTGGGATTTCCATTTTCCAGCAATGAAATTCTGCAGCAAACCTACCTAGTTTGGTGTATCtccaaaatataatccaatacAGTCAAATACCCTGATAGAAAGTATGACACAGAAACCaggaaaagcaagaaaagacACAGTGACACCCACAGCCACACACACAATCTCTAACAGCTAGTATTCagtagagaaaaaagagaacatCAAATCTTCGAATTGGTGtgtaatgaaaaacaaaaacaaaacaaaacaaaaatcaactaAAAAATTTCATCTGGGTTACCtccaaatcaatcaaaaaccagaagaaacaatcaaaaaaagaattgaaaaaccTTAAATGGGTTGTCTTACTTGGCTCCGAAACTGATCAGAGACCTCCTCTTttgccaaaacttttggttAAGAAATCCAAGCAGAGTAAGAAGAAGTCGAGGAGGTTCTAATAATTAATACTAAAAGACAGAGTCAGAGGAAGAGATCAAATAAGTTTCCAGGGACGAGGCTGTTCGGAGTTTTAAAAGTCTTCTAAATCCGAGGTCAATGACTCCATTCTTTTTGCCTCCTTCTAATCCCCTAAAAAGCCTAAAGGGCTATGGAAATGGACAGCTTttgctctctttttatttttaaagtctGCTACTTTTCCtaacttggaaggttacaaacgGTAACAACACcaaattttgtaactttttcACAAATTAGACGTGCT is a genomic window of Quercus lobata isolate SW786 chromosome 2, ValleyOak3.0 Primary Assembly, whole genome shotgun sequence containing:
- the LOC115975579 gene encoding membrane-anchored ubiquitin-fold protein 1-like, giving the protein MAGVQDQLEIKFRLTDGSDIGPKSFPVATSVATLKESILAQWPKEKEHGPRTVKDVKLISAGKILENSRTLGECRSPLCEIPGGVTTMHVVVQAPSLEKDKKAANQTKKNRCLCVIL